In Streptacidiphilus sp. P02-A3a, the DNA window CCGATCGCGCCGCCGGTCATGATGATCGGGCCCTCGGCGCCGAACGGGCCGCCGGTTCCGATGCTGATGGCGGCCGAAATCGGCTTGAGCAGGGCGACCTTGGGGGCGATCCGGCTGCCGCCGGTCAGGATGGACTCGATGGCCTCGGGCATGCCGTGGCCGCGTATCTTCTCCGACCCGTAGCGCGCCATCAGTCCGACCACCAGCCCGCCCAGCACCGGCGCGCACAGGACCAGCCACCAGGGGTGGTGCACCAGTCCCGGGGCCACCAGGGAGACGTTCCAGCGCTGGTAGAAGACCAGGTTGGTGACCAGGCCGATCAGCCGCAGCAGCGCCAGCGCCGCCAGCGCGCCCACACCGCCGACCGCCAGCGCCAGCCCGGTGATCATCAGCATCCTGGGGCGGACGGTGAAGTCGCCCAGGTGCGCGGCGGCATGGCCCCTCTTCGCGCTCACAGCAGCACCGGGCCGTGCAGCTCGGCGGCGTAGTTCTCCCCCACTGCGGCATGGAAGGCCCGCAGGCCAGCGGCGGTGGCCGCGCGCTGCTCGGGTTCCAGCATGGCCAGGACCCGGGCCAGTTCCCGTTCGCGCCAGGCCAGGACCTGGTCCACCAGCAGGTGTCCACGCTCCGTCAGCTCCAGGGTGACCACCCCGCGGTGGCGTTCGTCCCGTCCCCGCGCCAGGTGGCCGGAGTCGGCCAGCCGGTCCGCAAGCCGGGTGATCGAGGAGGCCCCCAGGCCCAGTGCATGGGCGACCTTCGAGGAGGGAGAGCAGCCCAGGTCGTTCAGCGTCACCAGCAGCCGGAACTGCGGCAGGGACACCTCGCCGTCCAGGACCTCCAGGCTGTGCAACGCCACCCCGATCAGGTCGCGCGCCGCAGTCTGGAACGCCTGTATCTCATCGTGTGTGGGCTCGTCGGATGCCGTGGATCGGCCCGCTGTTCCATGCATAGGAAAAGTATTGCATAAGACAATGTTTGCTTTGAGGTAGCACATGGGGCGCAGACGAGCACACGCAGGGGGCAGACCCTGGCGATGACGGGCCCTGCGGCCCGCAGGGGCGCGTCCGGTCAAGCCAGGATCAGCCAGCAAACGGTCCAGCCTTCGACCGCCCACGCACGGGGCAGGCATGGTCGCGTGTCCGTGCCACGTCCTTGAGCTCGGCGGCCATTACCAGTCGTGGACACCCGGGTGTGCCATCAGCACGGCATCCATTCCCTCGAAGATCTCCGCCGACACGCAGGCTGCAGGATGAAGGTCCCGGCATCGACAGCAGGCCTTGACGAGAAACTTCGACCGCATGGTCACTCGATTGGGGACTGCGCTGGCCGGGGAAGCGTAGTAGTCATGTGGAGTGGATTCGCCGAGCGATGACCAGCGATCCAGTCCCGGTGGGCGCGTTGTCGGTAGTCGACAAGTGCTCCGGCCCTGAGCCGCGGCCTGAGCCGGAATCCCCCTCGGGCGTCGGCTCCACTCGGAGCGAAGGGGGCGAGCGCCGGTCCGGTGGACAGCCGGTGGACAGACGCCTTTGGACGGTGCAGCACGAGGCGGCACGGGGCAACCCGGTGGACGTGCTCTGATCAGAAAAAACGTCACTATGTGGCACGACACGGCACCACGCAACATGAACGCTCGCGGTCTCGTAATGCGTAGGTCTCGGGTTCGAATCCCGAAGGCGGCTCCATGGTGGGGCGTGGCAGCGATCTTGTGTAAGTCGCTTGGTGTCATTGGATGCTGAGCCGGTCCTCGAAGAACAGTGAGAACTGGTTCAGTGCCTCCTTCCAGTGTGGGGCGACGTGGTTCGCGTCGCGCGTGTTGGGGTTGATCTGATCGCGGACTGCCGGGTAGAGCACCTTCAGGGCAGCCTGTTCGGAGGGGAAGTGGCCGCGGTTGCGGGTCGCTTTCCGTAGCCGGGAGTTGATCGACTCCACCATGTTCGTGGAGTAGACGACTTTCCTTATCGCGGGCGGGAACGCCAGGTAGGGCGTGAACTCGCTCCAGGCCGCGCGCCAGGTGCGGACCACGGCCGGGTAGCGGGCTCCGAGGTCGGAGCCGGTGAACTCGGCCAGGGCCAGCTCGGCGGCCTGCTCGGTCGGGGCCGTGTAGATCGCCCGCAGGGCCGGTACCAGCGCGGGGTGGTCCTTGCTCGACGTGAGCCGCAGGGACGCGCGGATCAGGTGGATCACGCACGTTTGGACGGTGGCCTTGGGCCAGGTCGCGGTGACCGCGTCGGGCAGGCCCTTGAGGCTGTCGCAGGCCCAGGACGTCCTTGCGGCCGTCCATGTCGACGCCGACGGCCACGTAGACCGGCTTGGCGGCCACCGATCCGGAGCGGATCCTCACCCACAGGGCATCGATGTAGATGATCGGCCAGACCGCGTCCAGCGGCCTGTTCTGCCAGGCGGCCAGTTCGTCGACCACCGCGTCGGTGACCTTTGCTGATCAGGTCCGGGCTGACCTGGACGCCGTAACTGCCGGCCAGGTGGGAGCGGATGTCGCGCACGCTCATCCCTCGCGCGTACAGCGACAGGATCCGCTCGTTGAACCCGGCCAGCCGCCGGGCGTTCTTCGGCACCAGTCGCGGCTCGAAGTCCCCCTTGCGGTCGCGGGGCACCGCCACGGTCACCGCGCCGACATCGGTCAGCACGGTCTTGGGCGAGGTCCCGTTGCGGGAGTTGCCCGAGCCGCGGCCCGCTCCAGCACCGCCCTGGTGACCTCGGTCAGCAGTTCGCCCTCACCCAGCAGAGCCGCTCCGGAGGCATCGGCACTGTCCATCAACCGCTCGACGACCTCATCGACCAACGTACTCGCGTCCGGTTCGACGACCGGTCCATCCTTGTCCGTCACCACTCGTCCGTTCCGCCTGGCCGAGGGCCCGAGCACCGAGCCCCGGCCAGGCTGTCACATCACGGACTTACACGATCTTTCGGACACGCCCGAGCGGGTTCGCCGGGGTGGCCATCCGGGTGGTGTCGAGTGCGGGGGCGAGGTCGACGCTGTAGCGGGCGGTGCGGAGCATGTCGGCTGCATGGGTGGCGATGGCGGCTTGCTTGCCCCGGTCCATGCTGGTCGGCAGACGGTGCCGCGGGCCGTGCCAGTCGTTGGTGAAGGCGAAACCGGCGTGGTTGAGCAAGAAGTGGGCGAGGCCGTCTCCCCCACGGGCGACGACGATTCCACTGGGCTCGGCGGTGATGGTGACGGCTACGGGCATGGTGGACTCCTGGACGAGTGGCGTCAGTGGAAGGGCTGGGATCAGGTGGCCGAGGGTGTGCTGTGTGCGCTGCAAGTAC includes these proteins:
- a CDS encoding MarR family winged helix-turn-helix transcriptional regulator, with amino-acid sequence MALHSLEVLDGEVSLPQFRLLVTLNDLGCSPSSKVAHALGLGASSITRLADRLADSGHLARGRDERHRGVVTLELTERGHLLVDQVLAWRERELARVLAMLEPEQRAATAAGLRAFHAAVGENYAAELHGPVLL